The proteins below come from a single Salvelinus fontinalis isolate EN_2023a chromosome 1, ASM2944872v1, whole genome shotgun sequence genomic window:
- the si:dkey-21c1.4 gene encoding uncharacterized protein si:dkey-21c1.4, which produces MSSSSETCPFCGKNFKRLNSHLPRCKMAPVATTTQSSQTLPGPADLITDKDSKKTSSSSSSSSPSTTSTKSKKTSSSSPSPALSPLASTTKSKKSSSLTTPKNNKKTPSPSSSLSSTTTSKKRQKLLDETFILPKDSLAKDTANIHTKPKAIAKLKAVPATAPVSATVPATAPVSTKAKAASKKKVSLREQIEQSAQTARAAATLSQEPLPEAQSEARPFWKEVGSSREKVGSSREEVGSSREEVGSSREKVGSSREKVGSSREKVGGEEKLQRSGSGQPRPSIQDHTTIKPDRLYNKTIALDHNPTITSDLNKDGLRSKTSNRGPLTVNHVSTVLDRVQTTTADRNKDYLYNKTRRLLTVELGQTSVRTESATANQSVTREKAPFDTRKYGTEQRIMGKLSLGEVRLKELPCWIATRAPCNPRNGVQALNSGWQWYYRRYIDVRKGGVGGVAMLLAGYCILGYTWHYPHIKHDRWRKYH; this is translated from the exons ATGTCGTCCTCCAGTGAAACATGCCCGTTCTGTGGGAAAAACTTCAAGAGATTGAACAGCCACCTTCCCAGATGCAAGATGGCTCCGGTCGCCACAACCACACAAAGCTCGCAGACCCTCCCTGGCCCAGCTGACCTCATCACAGACAAGGACAGCAAGAAGACATCTTCATCGTCGTCTTCTTCATCACCATCAACAACTTCTACTAAGAGTAAGAAGACATCATCTTCGTCTCCATCACCAGCGTTATCACCATTGGCAAGTACAACCAAGAGTAAGAAATCATCATCATTGACAACTCCTAAAAACAATAAGAAGACACCATCACCTTCCTCCTCATTGTCATCAACAACAACTTCAAAGAAACGGCAGAAGCTCCTTGATGAGACTTTCATTCTCCCCAAGGACAGTCTGGCAAAAGATACAGCCAATATCCACACAAAACCCAAAGCGATAGCCAAACTCAAAGCAGTCCCTGCCACAGCCCCAGTCTCTGCCACAGTCCCTGCCACAGCCCCAGTGAGCACTAAAGCCAAAGCTGCCTCTAAGAAGAAGGTTTCACTGAGGGAGCAGATTGAACAATCCGCTCAGACAGCCAGAGCTGCTGCCACACTATCCCAGGAACCTTTACCAGAGGCACAGAGTGAAGCAAGACCCTTCTGGAAGGAG gtggggagcagtagggagaaggTGGGGAGCAgtagggaggaggtggggagcagtagggaggaggtggggagcagtagggagaaggtggggagcagtagggagaaggtggggagcagtagggagaaggtgggaggagaagagaagctGCAGAGGTCAGGCAGTGGTCAGCCCAGACCCAGCATCCAGGACCACACCACCATCAAACCTGACCGGCTGTACAACAAGACAATCGCACTGGACCATAACCCAACCATAACCTCCGACCTCAATAAAGACGGTCTACGCAGCAAGACAAGCAACAGGGGACCACTCACGGTCAACCACGTTTCAACAGTACTGGACCGTGTTCAGACCACAACCGCTGATCGTAACAAAGACTATCTGTATAACAAGACCAGAAGACTGCTCACGGTAGAACTCGGTCAAACCTCCGTGAGGACAGAGTCAGCAACAGCCAATCAGAGCGTGACAAGGGAGAAAGCGCCATTCGACACCAGGAAGTATGGCACTGAGCAGAGGATCATGG GTAAACTGTCTCTAGGGGAGGTGAGGCTGAAGGAACTGCCTTGCTGGATCGCTACCAGAGCTCCCTGCAACCCCAGAAATGGAGTACAGGCCCTGAACAGCG gatGGCAGTGGTACTACAGGAGGTATATAGATGTGAGGAAAGGTGGAGTGGGAGGAGTGGCCATGCTGCTAGCAGGATATTGCATCCTGGGCTACACCTGGCACTACCCACACATCA AGCATGACCGCTGGAGGAAGTACCACTGA